The DNA segment CCCGAACTCGAGTTCGGGCACCGTCGCGGCGAGGTGGTCGCGGGCGGCCTCGAGCGCGATCTTCCCCGTCGGGATCCGCGTCCCCTCGTACTCCTTGGTCGCGCGACCCACGATCAGCAGGTAGATCGGATCGACCATCTCGCCGCCGCCGAACGCGGGGGCGGCGTTGCCGGCGACGAGTTGGGTCTCGTCGGTGTTGTAGTGGAGCACCTTCCCGACGCGCTCGATGTACTCCTGGGAGAGCGCCCGCGAGACGCTCTCGGAGATGCCGTCACAGATGGAGTCGGGGTGGCCGAGCCCCTTTCGCTCGACGATCTCGACTTCCTGGTCCTCCACCGCGCGACGATCGATCGGCTCGACACGGATGTTCCGTTCGGTCATGCCGGCCGTACACGGTCGGATGTGCTATACCTTGCGATAAGTTCTGCGCCGCGTTCGATAACTACGACGCATCATCGAGCAGCAGTTCCAGATACGACGTCCGGATCCCCGTCGCGGGATCGAGTCCCAGCGACTCCAGGACGGCGACGGCTCCCTCCCTCGCCTCGTCGATTTCCTCCTCCTCGGCCTCGGTCTCCACCTCGACGAACTCGCCGAGGTCGGTGACGGTGTCGAGGGTGACCGTGTAGCCGTCGAGGGCGAAGCGCTCGCGGCGCTTCTCGACGGTGGCGACCGGCTCGAACCCCAGCGCGGAGAGCGTCGCCTCGAGCGCCGCGCCGTCCTCGACGACGGTCTCGTGCTCCTCGCGGGTCTTCGAGCGCTCGTCGACGAGCGGTCCCTTGTAGGTGAGCTTCGTCGTCTCGGCGTCCCGGTTCGACGAACGCCCGTCGCCGCTGTCGGCGCGCTCGTGGCGCACCCGGAGCGCCTCGTCCGTCTCGGCGAACTCGCGCATCGGTGCGTCGTAGTAGGTGTCGGCCTGGGTCCCCGTGTTCAGGGCGCCCGCCTCGCGTTCCTCGAGGGCACCCCTGACGTCGTCGTGGTCCGCCCGGACCTTGATCTCGACTTCGTACACGACCGTTCGGTGGCGATCGGGGCGAAAAAACCGTCCGCTTCGCGTCCCGACCGCTCGACCGATTCGACGTGGAGGGGCCGACTCCACGCCTCCTTGGAAGGACGCCGATGGCGACGTGTGACGGTTGCAGGACCGGACGTCGGCGGTGTCACGCCGTCGATCGTTCCGTCCGTGGCCGGTCGAGTTACCGACCTGCTAGAGCCGGGTTTTGTCATGGATAAGTAAGTACCAAGTGATTTATTTCTTAGGTGATGCGCGACACAACCCGTCGACGTATGTTACAGCTGTCCGGTGGCATCGCACTCGCAGGCATGGCCGGCTGCATCGGCCGTGGCGACGAGGAAGACGAGAAGGGCTCCGGTGATCCGAAGAAGGACGACGACTCCTCGAAGAAGGACGATGGCGCGAAGAAACGTGCGAAGACCGGCGACGACGCGCCGGACTTCGAACTGGAGACGCCGGACGGCGAGACGGTGAAACTGAAACCGATCGAGAAACCCACCGTCGTCCTGTTCGTCGACGTCGAGCACGAGGCCGGAAAGAGCCACTCGAAGAAGCTCGTCGACTTCCACGAGGAACATGCGGACCACGCGCGTGTGATCACCGTCAACTCCGACCTCGACGCCTCGAAGGACGACGTCCGCGCGTTCCACGAGGCGTACGGCGGCGACTGGGAGTGTGCGATGGGCAACGCGGACGTGCTCGAGAGCTACGACGTCGACGCCGCGGTGATGATGGCGGTGGTCGACGAGCACGGTGACCTCGCCGCCAGACTCGAGGCCGAGGTGACCGCCTCGGGGATCCAGATGTTCCTCGACGCGTACGCCGAGAGCTGAAGTCCGCGGTTCTCGACGCAGCCCGTTTTCGGACAGGAAACGTTGTTCTTAAGGCCCGAACGACTGTCGGGTGTTGTATGAGTAACGACGAAGAGGCTGAGATGGCCGATGAAACCGAGACCGAAGACGAACCCGAGGCCGAGGAGTCCCCGGAGACGGACGACGCCGAGAGCACCGAGGACGAATCGGAGCCCGAGGGGCTCCAGGACGGCGACTTCGTCCGGCTCGCGTACACCGCGAAGACGGTCGGGGACGAACAGCTCGTCGACACCACCGACGCCACGGTCGCGGAGGCCGAGGGCGTCGATACCGAGGAGCACGACTTCGAGCCGCGCGTGATCGCGCTCGGCGCGGGCCACCTGTTCGAGGCCGTCGAGGAGGACATCAAGGGCAAGGAGCCCGGCGAGACCGGCAGCGTGGTCGTCCCCGCCGCGGAGGCGTTCGGCGAGTACGACTCCGACGAACTGCGGACGGTGAGCGCCGAGAAGATCCCCGAGGACGACCGCTACCCCGGCGCCCACGTCGACCTCGACGGCCAGCACGGTCACGTCGAAACCGTCGTCGGCGGGCGCGCGCGCGTCGACTTCAACCACCCGCTGGCGGGCGAGGACATCGAATACGACTACGAGATCGTCGAGGAGATCGAGGACCGTACCGAGCGTGCCCAGGGCATGCTCTCGATGTTCATCGACGCCGATCTCGAGATGTGGATCGAGACCGACGAGGTCGAGGAGGAGACCGTCGTCGAGAGCGACGAAGACGAGGACGCGGAGCCCGAGACCGAGACGGTCGAGAAGGAGACGCTCTACATCGAGGCGACGCCCCAGCTGACGATGAACCAGCAGTGGATGTTCCAGAAACAGCAGATCGCGCAGGACCTGATGGACCGCCTGGACCTCGATCGCGTGATCATCCAGGAGACCATCGAGGGCGGCGGCATGATGGGCGGACTCGGCGGCATGATGGGCGGCATGGGCGCCGGCGGCGGTGACGTCGAGGAGGCGCTCGAGGACACCGACGTCGACGCCGACGAGATCGTCGAGGAGCTCGAGGGCGACCTCGACGTCGAGTAACGCCGATCACGGGGGTAGAATACCGACGACGGACCGTTTCGGGTCGGTTCGGACCTCTCCTCGGTCATCGACCCGCGTCGGCCCGCTCCCGCCGTATTCCGGTCGAACGACCGTTCTCACGCGCTCGCAACCACGTCGGTTACGCGATGTCGCGGCTCGTATCGATCTGCACCCGTTCTGCGAGTTCGAGCTTGATCGTTTCGTCGAGAGCACGTCCGCCGCGGAACTTCGGGACGGCCAGGCGGTTCTCGACGCTCTCGCCGCTGATCCGTGTATCGAGCGAGAAGACGACGTCGGCCATGTAGACCGTGTTGTCGCGTCCGGGGGGCGGGGTGAGCCCGTCGAGGCAGTGCAGTACCGCGAGACCGCCCGTATTGACCATCGCCGTCTGGAGCGCGTTCAGGAACCGCCGATACCGCGGGAGGTCCTGAGATTCGAGCGTATCGACGGGATCGACGATCAGCGTTGAGTCCTCGGGGAGCGCCTCGACGAGGCGGTGCGCCGCGTCCACCGGAGCTTCGCCGTCCAGACGCCGGACTTCCGGCGATCCGGTGGGGGCGTTCGTCCGATCGAAGGCATCGCGGACTGCCTCTGCCGACCGTTCGGTGGTGAGATAGAGCGTCCGACGAGGAACGGTGAGTTCGTACAACAGTAGCTCCGCCTGGCTCGCCGGCGGCGCGACCAGGGCGACGACGCTACCCGGGGGGATGCCGCCGCTCAGCTTCCGATCGAGTACGTCGATCCCCGTCCGGAGCCGGCGAGGCATTGGTACGTATAATTCTTTTTATACGACATAAGCGCTTTGGGCGGGGTTGGCAATCTTCAAGAGGTCCCGCGCGTCCGATGTAGACGATGCAGCACGACCACGTGCTCACCGCAAAGCAGTTCTCGCGCGCCGACATCGAGACGGTACTCGATCGTGCGGCCGCGTTCGACGCCCGCCGAGAGGGGGTGCCGCCTGACGGATCGGAGCACGATGGCTCCGACGCCGAAGCGGGGGTGAGCGACCGACACGCCGAGACGCTGCTCGGACTGCTCTTCTTCGAACCGAGCACGCGCACGCGGATGAGCTTCGAGACGGCGATCAAGCGACTGGGCGGCGACGTCGTCGACATGGGATCGGTCGAGTCCTCATCGGTGAAGAAGGGCGAGACCCTCGCCGATACGGTGCGGGTGATCGAGGGGTACGCGGACGCGCTCGTGCTCCGCCACCCCAGTCAGGGCGCGGCGAAGATGGCCAGCGAGTACGTCGACGTGCCGGTGATCAACGCCGGCGACGGGGCGGGCCACCACCCGACTCAGACGTTGCTCGACCTCTACACGATCCGCGAACACGCCGGCCTCGATGACCTCACGATCGGAATCATGGGTGATCTGAAGTACGGTCGGACGGTCCACTCGCTCGCGCAGGCGCTCACCCGCTTCGACGCCACCCAGCACTTCGTCAGCCCCGAGAGCCTCGCGTTACCACCCGACGTTCGCTACGACCTCGACGAGGCCGGTACGTCGGTCCACTCACACACCGACCTCGAGTCGGTGCTCCCCGACCTCGACGTGCTCTACGTCACCCGCATCCAGCGCGAGCGATTTCCCGACGAGAACGAGTACCGAGCGATCGCCGACGCCTACGGGATCGACCTCGAAACGCTCGAACGCGCCAAGGACGAGCTCTCGATCATGCACCCACTTCCGCGGGTCGACGAGATCGATCCCGCGATCGACGACACCGACCACGCGGCGTACTTCGACCAGGCCCACAGCGGCATCCCCGTGCGGATGGCCCTCCTGGATCTCCTGCTATGAGCGACGACAGCCACCAACTGCGTGTCAGCAAGATCAAGAACGGCACCGTGATCGACCACGTCCGGGGCGGACAGGCGCTGAACGTGCTCGCCATCCTCGGCATCGACGGTTCCGGCGACGAGGCCGTCAGCGTCGGAATGAACGTCCCATCCGATCGGATGGGTCGGAAGGACATCGTGAAGGTCGAGGGCCGCGAGCTCAGCCAGGACGAGGTGGACGTGCTCTCGTTGATCGCGCCCGACGCGACGATCAACATCGTCCGCGCGTATGACGTGATCGGGAAACACCGCGTCGAGCGTCCCACAGAGGTCGTCGGCGTGCTCTCGTGTCCGAACGCCAACTGCATCACGACGGGCGACGAGCCCGTGGCCTCGCGCTTTGCCGTCCTCGGCGACGGCGTACGCTGTGCGTACTGCGAGACGCTGATCCGCGAGGGGTTCGCCGACCACATCGACGTCGAGTGACTCACGGGAAATCGACGCCGACCGCAGGAGCTGTACGGTGGACGACCATCGAAGCCGTCCCACGCCACGGCCGACCCGCCGAGCGGACTAGCTCGAGATATTAGCCGATGATACGACCATCATATACTTGTGGCGGCGCGGCGGTCCCTCCGACATGGGATTCACCGAGGCGCTCGAGCCCGAGGCCGAGCCGATCTGGGAGGCCATCCACGAGCACCCGATGGTGCAGGGGATCGGCGACGGATCGCTCGACGAGGCGCCGTTTCGCCACTGGGTAAAGCAGGACTACGTCTACCTGATCGAGTACAACCGCGTCTTCGCCTACGGTGCGGCCAGAGCGTCGTCGCTGGATCGGATCGGAACCTTCGCCGAACTGCTCTCGGAGACGGTCTCGACCGAGATGGATCTCCACCGCTCGTACGCCGCGGAGTTCGGAATCAGCGAGACGGAACTCGAGGAAACCGAGCCGTCGCCGACGACGCGGGCCTACACCGACTTCCTCGTCCGGACGGCGGCGACCGAGGAGTTCGGCGAACTGGTCGCCGCGCTGCTGCCGTGCATGTGGGGGTTCAACGAGACCGGAAAGCGGCTCGCGAGCGAGGGCCTGCCCGACCACGAGGGCTACGCCGAGTGGATCGAGATGTACTCGAGCGCGGAGTTCACCGAACTCGCGGACTGGTGTAAGGGGCTGATGGACGAGGTCGCCGCCGACGCGAGCGAGGCTCGAAGGGAGCGCTACCGCGAGACGTTCGTGACCTCCGCGCGCTACGAGTACCTCTTCTGGGACGCCGCCTGGAACGAGGAGGGGTGGCCGGTATGAGCGGCAACGATAACGACGCCCCCGCGTCGTTCGACGCGTACGCGGCCGGGCGCGAGGAGCCGCGTTTCACCGACTGGCTTTGCGAGCGCGCGGAGCCCGACTGGACGGACGCGACGACCCACGCGTTCGTCGAGGAGCTCGGCGCTGGCACGCTCGCCGACGAGGCGTTCGCTCGATATCTCGTCCAGGACTACGCGTTCGTCGAGACGCTGGTCTCGCTCGTCGGCTACGGCGTCGGTCAGGCACCGACGATGGAGGCGAAGGCCGAACTCGCGGCGTTCCTCGGCGCGATCACCACCGACGAGGACGACTACTTCCGTCGATCGTTCGAGGCGCTCTCGGTTCCGGAGTCCGTCTGGGTCGACCCCGAGATGAACGAGACGACCGCCGCGTTTCGCGACCTGCTCTTGCGTGCGGCTCACGAGGGCGGCTACACCGAGACGCTCGCGGTGCTCGTCCCCGTCGAGTGGATCTACCTCGAGTGGGCGACGGCGACCGACGACCATCCCGAGGCGTTCTACCTCGCCGAGTGGATCGAACTTCACGCGACGCCGGCGTTCGAATCGACCGTCGGCTGGCTGCGCTCCGAACTCGACGAGCGTGGTCCCGCGCTTTCCGAGGATCGTCAGAGGGGAATCGAACGGCTGTTTCGACGCGCGGTGGCGCTCGAGGTCGCGTTCTTCGACGCGGTCTACTGATCCGATCGAGCTACTCGATCAGGGGGAGCACGACCGCGAAGACGATCGGCGAACACAACGCGAGGAGGATGCCGCCGCCCTCCATGAGGGCGAACAG comes from the Halalkalicoccus sp. CG83 genome and includes:
- the tenA gene encoding thiaminase II produces the protein MGFTEALEPEAEPIWEAIHEHPMVQGIGDGSLDEAPFRHWVKQDYVYLIEYNRVFAYGAARASSLDRIGTFAELLSETVSTEMDLHRSYAAEFGISETELEETEPSPTTRAYTDFLVRTAATEEFGELVAALLPCMWGFNETGKRLASEGLPDHEGYAEWIEMYSSAEFTELADWCKGLMDEVAADASEARRERYRETFVTSARYEYLFWDAAWNEEGWPV
- the pyrI gene encoding aspartate carbamoyltransferase regulatory subunit, producing MSDDSHQLRVSKIKNGTVIDHVRGGQALNVLAILGIDGSGDEAVSVGMNVPSDRMGRKDIVKVEGRELSQDEVDVLSLIAPDATINIVRAYDVIGKHRVERPTEVVGVLSCPNANCITTGDEPVASRFAVLGDGVRCAYCETLIREGFADHIDVE
- the pyrB gene encoding aspartate carbamoyltransferase, which produces MQHDHVLTAKQFSRADIETVLDRAAAFDARREGVPPDGSEHDGSDAEAGVSDRHAETLLGLLFFEPSTRTRMSFETAIKRLGGDVVDMGSVESSSVKKGETLADTVRVIEGYADALVLRHPSQGAAKMASEYVDVPVINAGDGAGHHPTQTLLDLYTIREHAGLDDLTIGIMGDLKYGRTVHSLAQALTRFDATQHFVSPESLALPPDVRYDLDEAGTSVHSHTDLESVLPDLDVLYVTRIQRERFPDENEYRAIADAYGIDLETLERAKDELSIMHPLPRVDEIDPAIDDTDHAAYFDQAHSGIPVRMALLDLLL
- a CDS encoding TenA family protein, giving the protein MSGNDNDAPASFDAYAAGREEPRFTDWLCERAEPDWTDATTHAFVEELGAGTLADEAFARYLVQDYAFVETLVSLVGYGVGQAPTMEAKAELAAFLGAITTDEDDYFRRSFEALSVPESVWVDPEMNETTAAFRDLLLRAAHEGGYTETLAVLVPVEWIYLEWATATDDHPEAFYLAEWIELHATPAFESTVGWLRSELDERGPALSEDRQRGIERLFRRAVALEVAFFDAVY
- a CDS encoding FKBP-type peptidyl-prolyl cis-trans isomerase; protein product: MSNDEEAEMADETETEDEPEAEESPETDDAESTEDESEPEGLQDGDFVRLAYTAKTVGDEQLVDTTDATVAEAEGVDTEEHDFEPRVIALGAGHLFEAVEEDIKGKEPGETGSVVVPAAEAFGEYDSDELRTVSAEKIPEDDRYPGAHVDLDGQHGHVETVVGGRARVDFNHPLAGEDIEYDYEIVEEIEDRTERAQGMLSMFIDADLEMWIETDEVEEETVVESDEDEDAEPETETVEKETLYIEATPQLTMNQQWMFQKQQIAQDLMDRLDLDRVIIQETIEGGGMMGGLGGMMGGMGAGGGDVEEALEDTDVDADEIVEELEGDLDVE
- a CDS encoding TlpA family protein disulfide reductase, with the translated sequence MLQLSGGIALAGMAGCIGRGDEEDEKGSGDPKKDDDSSKKDDGAKKRAKTGDDAPDFELETPDGETVKLKPIEKPTVVLFVDVEHEAGKSHSKKLVDFHEEHADHARVITVNSDLDASKDDVRAFHEAYGGDWECAMGNADVLESYDVDAAVMMAVVDEHGDLAARLEAEVTASGIQMFLDAYAES
- a CDS encoding RAD55 family ATPase is translated as MPRRLRTGIDVLDRKLSGGIPPGSVVALVAPPASQAELLLYELTVPRRTLYLTTERSAEAVRDAFDRTNAPTGSPEVRRLDGEAPVDAAHRLVEALPEDSTLIVDPVDTLESQDLPRYRRFLNALQTAMVNTGGLAVLHCLDGLTPPPGRDNTVYMADVVFSLDTRISGESVENRLAVPKFRGGRALDETIKLELAERVQIDTSRDIA
- the cyaB gene encoding class IV adenylate cyclase, which translates into the protein MYEVEIKVRADHDDVRGALEEREAGALNTGTQADTYYDAPMREFAETDEALRVRHERADSGDGRSSNRDAETTKLTYKGPLVDERSKTREEHETVVEDGAALEATLSALGFEPVATVEKRRERFALDGYTVTLDTVTDLGEFVEVETEAEEEEIDEAREGAVAVLESLGLDPATGIRTSYLELLLDDAS